A section of the Euwallacea similis isolate ESF13 chromosome 9, ESF131.1, whole genome shotgun sequence genome encodes:
- the LOC136410836 gene encoding venom acid phosphatase Acph-1-like: MANLVLFVSVLAYLLASTIVFSACVLNEPDGLILTHILFRHGNRTIEDNIYDTNPYGNESLWEPYGYDQLTQEGRRTEYKLGQFFRNRYDALLGPDYHYDKIEARSTVTDRTKMSLMLVLASLFPPTNKFDWNDNLKWQPIPFSTSDYDKELYGRKVCTNYDTAYKKYVKSDEVLALLEPYQEMFDYVTDKSGKEIQKAKKAADLYVEMLAQSYYGYPLEDWFHTYEEQLFNVTVLNYRLMAGKKKLKRLSTGYLLRKIIQDTEARVLDVDSPIKMFLYSAHEKNIATLLVTLDIFDDMIPTFGSYVLMEVHCIDGVYGFKFYYQNYIETEPKLLVIPGCEEFCPISTFKELVADSLPEDDAYCELDI, translated from the exons ATGGCCAATTTGGTTCTGTTCGTGTCGGTTCTGGCATATCTCCTTGCCTCCACAATAGTCTTTTCTGCTTGCGTCCTCAATGAGCCTGATGGGCTGATTTTGACCCATAtt cTATTCAGACATGGAAATCGCACGATCGAGGATAACATCTATGACACTAACCCATATGGAAATGAAAGCTTGTGGGAACCATACGGCTACGATCAATTGACTCAG GAAGGGAGACGGACTGAATACAAACTAGGACAATTCTTCCGGAATCGGTATGATGCCTTATTGGGTCCAGACTACCACTATGATAAAATTGAAGCCAGAAGTACTGTCACTGACAGGACTAAGATGTCCCTGATGTTGGTACTGGCCAGTTTGTTCCCTCCTACTAATAAGTTCGACTGGAATGACAATTTGAAATGGCAGCCTATTCCTTTTTCTACGTCAGATTATGATAAG GAATTATACGGTAGAAAGGTGTGCACCAACTACGATACCGcgtacaaaaaatatgtaaaaagcGACGAAGTTCTAGCTCTACTGGAACCCTACCAGGAAATGTTTGACTATGTCACTGATAAGTCTGGCAAAGAGATCCAAAAGGCCAAGAAAGCTGCTGATCTCTACGTAGAAATGCTTGCACAA tcCTATTATGGATATCCTTTGGAAGACTGGTTCCACACTTATGAAGAACAACTATTCAACGTCACCGTCCTCAATTACAGACTGATGGCTGGCAAAAAAAAGCTCAAACGTCTTTCTACAGGCTATCTTTTGAGGAAGATTATCCAAGACACTGAAGCGCGCGTTTTAGATGTTGATTCTcccattaaaatgtttctgtACTCCGCCCATGAAAAGAACATTGCCACCCTATTGGTCACCCTGGATATCTTCGACGATATGATTCCTACTTTCGGAAGTTACGTACTCATGGAGGTTCACTGCATCGATGGAGTTTATGGGTTTAAG ttttattaCCAGAATTACATTGAAACTGAGCCAAAGTTGCTGGTGATTCCAGGTTGCGAAGAGTTTTGTCCTATCAGTACTTTCAAGGAGTTAGTGGCCGATTCTTTGCCTGAGGATGATGCTTATTGTGAGCTGGACATTTGA
- the LOC136411044 gene encoding uncharacterized protein — MSVKEKVEASLARVADIQAIVNYELSFDETVLRGDGFLSEFYTGSVKNKDTGEVIETYIKFPPHQDMSIRSMVYANEFLYYDTIYPQLQEFQKEKGIKEPFNKIPRFFCGNIEPGNEYIVLENLKLQDYNMWDKTKFLDEEHLNALFKVYGKYHALTFAFKHQNREKYEEMTREIQDVFDKLYNGGLMTKMLLNLLKIAQSAVKEIDEKKADRLQPWIDDFMDRFITKGMFYKGDYSTLTHGDCWSNNILFKYDKSETLEDLRLIDHQLVRDSTPVHDLSYFFYAGAAKKDLDKLDQYLETYYDSFCSFARELDSDPEKLLPLKALKSDWEEYSLLGVKMGLIAWQIKLISKENIVKEIGKVATSNLRKCFEDASQTEVYKANSRDILLHALEYGSVHETMSAELTSEQRSLVEKAALASNFKDFEIIANVGSLKGDNYLGVLHTISVKPKNGSTLYLILKSAHSNDIVREKGRASYAFQRESFIYDTIIPRLRKLQEEKGISSPFTGSAEYYGSNLEEKKESILMKNLKEYGYKMWDRKKPMDDLHIIMAFKEYARLHAASFALKHLHPEEFQELTKDIHLNVFEGSPNRTNDFFDNYFRSGLIAVNGSKKAEASLMRMQSRIKDLFKDNVTQGTERFVVIHGDCWCNNMLFKYQEDNKTPSKVCFIDWQLSKLASPVIDLTYFFCVCCSRKTYPNLTKYLKIYHDTLSHNLKEFGCNSEELFSFQALLEEWNGKCWYGVFMSLMIIKLMLLDSEEAPALEQEGQSLLDTLSCFSTKQAGEYSEKLCDLVEFMVDSGYL; from the exons atgtctgtgAAAGAAAAAGTTGAGGCCTCGCTTGCTCGAGTGGCCGATATCCAGGCAATAGTTAACTACGAACTATCGTTTGACGAAACTGTGTTACGGGGCGATGGTTTTCTTAGTGAGTTTTATACTGGGagtgtaaaaaataaagacacAGGGGAGGTAATTGAGACCTACATCAAATTCCCGCCACATCAGGATATGTCCATCAGGTCAATGGTTTATGCCAATGAGTTTCTATACTATGACACAATATACCCTCAGTTGCAAGAGTTTCAAAAAGAGAAAGGCATCAAAGAACCATTCAACAAAATCCCCCGTTTCTTTTGCGGAAATATAGAACCTGGAAATGAATACATAgtacttgaaaatttgaagcTTCAAGACTACAATATGTGGgacaaaaccaaatttctcGACGAAGAACACCTGAATGCCTTGTTTAAAGTTTACGGAAAATACCACGCATTGACGTTTGCCTTTAAACACCAAAACCGTGAGAAATATGAGGAAATGACTAGGGAGATACAAGATGTTTTTGACAAGCTATATAACGGAGGACTAATGACCAAAATGCtgttgaatttattgaaaattgcccAGAGCGCCGTGaaagaaattgatgaaaagAAAGCTGACAGGTTGCAGCCCTGGATTGACGATTTTATGGACAGATTTATCACGAAGGGAATGTTTTATAAAGGGGACTACTCGACACTCACTCATGGGGACTGTTGGTCAAATAATATTCTGTTCAAATATGAT aaatctgAAACCTTAGAAGACCTCCGTCTTATAGATCACCAACTCGTCAGAGACTCAACTCCCGTCCACGATCTTTCCTATTTCTTTTATGCGGGCGCCGCTAAAAAAGATTTGGACAAACTAGACCAATATCTTGAAACCTACTATGATAGTTTCTGCAGTTTTGCCAGAGAGTTAGATAGTGATCCGGAAAAACTCTTGCCTCTCAAAGCTCTGAAAAGTGACTGGGAAGAATACAGTTTGCTGGGCGTTAAAATGGGGCTGATAGCATGGCAAATCAAGTTGATTTCTAAGGAAAATATTGTCAAGGAAATAGGAAAGGTGGCAACCAGCAATTTGAGGAAATGTTTTGAAGACGCGTCGCAAACGGAGGTGTACAAGGCGAATTCGAGAGATATATTGTTGCATGCTCTTGAGTATG gATCTGTGCATGAG ACTATGTCAGCTGAGCTCACTTCAGAACAACGCAGTCTTGTGGAGAAGGCCGCACTGGCCAGCAACTTTAAGGACTTTGAGATAATCGCCAACGTCGGGTCTTTGAAGGGTGATAACTACTTGGGAGTGCTACATACCATCAGTGTTAAACCAAAAAATGGTAGTACTTTGTATTTGATCCTCAAAAGTGCCCATAGCAATGATATTGTGCGCGAAAAGGGAAGGGCCTCTTATGCCTTTCAACGCGAATCATTCATTTACGATACAATCATTCCACGGCTACGTAAACttcaagaagaaaaaggaATTTCCAGCCCTTTCACTGGATCAGCCGAGTACTACGGCAGTAACTTGGAGGAGAAGAAGGAGTCGATATTGATGAAGAATCTGAAGGAGTATGGGTACAAGATGTGGGATCGTAAGAAGCCCATGGATGACCTCCATATAATCATGGCTTTCAAGGAATATGCCCGACTCCATGCGGCTTCCTTCGCTTTGAAGCATCTGCATCCGGAGGAGTTCCAGGAGCTCACCAAGGATATTCACTTGAATGTTTTTGAAGGTAGTCCTAATAGAACCAATGACTTCTTTGATAATTACTTTAGAAGTGGCTTAATTGCTGTGAATGGGAGTAAGAAGGCTGAAGCAAGCTTGATGAGGATGCAAAGCAGGATTAAGGATCTTTTTAAGGACAACGTGACTCAGGGCACAGAGAGATTCGTGGTTATTCATGGAGATTGCTGGTGCAACAACATGCTTTTTAAGTACCAA GAAGATAACAAAACCCCTTCAAAGGTCTGCTTTATCGATTGGCAGCTATCTAAACTTGCCTCTCCAGTCATTGATCTCACTTACTTCTTCTGTGTCTGCTGTTCTAGGAAAACCTACCCCAACCTTACCAAATACTTGAAAATATACCACGACACCCTCAGTCACAACCTGAAAGAATTTGGTTGCAACTCCGAAGAATTATTTAGCTTTCAGGCCTTACTAGAAGAATGGAATGGCAAGTGCTGGTACGGAGTGTTTATGTCCTTAATGATCATAAAGCTCATGCTTTTGGACTCGGAGGAGGCTCCTGCCTTGGAGCAGGAGGGCCAGAGTCTTCTAGACACGTTAAGCTGTTTTAGTACCAAACAAGCCGGAGAGTATTCTGAGAAATTGTGTGATTTGGTAGAGTTTATGGTGGATAGTGGGTATCTTTAG
- the JhI-26 gene encoding uncharacterized protein JhI-26, producing the protein MCDSDNQDLNIWIGDFLKQRRFSKYELELMGNSCKGDGYLGEVTFVKVLTGIGREEEKIYNLVIKSSKKSKELRRQTPMKEVFEREMFMYSKVFPAFKSFQLEQNVEHPFMKFAKCYSVFNENEREAIILQNLKYLEYDIHDRKKPQNLEHVLLVFKNYGKFHALSLSLKTLRPQLFAELTKDMSDLLANFIMQAGMIPKMTDDFQQALELLKTEKSYTKLKHFDQELIEKCLHKKTKPSDGVSVILHGDCWNNNMMFCYQKSKKKPSDMMFLDFQLSSLGSPIYDLSYYLYAVADEAVLKYHDLLMQTYHHSFMSSLEELGVESFQITLEDLKRYWREYGCFGLILAPFILKIELSEEDEVADFATSAEAGDIAATFVLELKNKEEYNRRIREVFRHYASVL; encoded by the coding sequence ATGTGTGATAGTGATAATCAAGATCTGAATATCTGGATTGGGGACTTCCTCAAACAAAGAAGGTTCTCCAAGTATGAGCTGGAGCTAATGGGAAACAGCTGCAAAGGCGACGGTTATCTTGGAGAGGTAACTTTCGTTAAAGTGCTTACTGGGATTGGCAGAGAGGAGGAAAAGATTTATAATTTAGTCATAAAATCCTCCAAAAAGAGCAAGGAGTTAAGGAGGCAGACACCCATGAAGGAAGTATTCGAGAGGGAAATGTTTATGTACAGCAAAGTTTTCCCTGCTTTCAAAAGCTTCCAGCTGGAACAAAATGTGGAACATCCATTTATGAAGTTTGCCAAATGCTACAGCGTCTTCAACGAAAACGAAAGAGAAGCGATTATTTTACAGAATCTCAAGTATTTGGAATATGATATCCACGATAGAAAGAAACCGCAAAATCTGGAACACGTGCTCTTAGTGTTCAAGAATTATGGTAAATTCCACGCACTCTCTTTATCCCTAAAGACTCTGAGACCTCAATTGTTTGCAGAATTGACCAAAGACATGTCAGATTTGCTAGCTAATTTTATAATGCAAGCTGGAATGATTCCAAAAATGACAGACGATTTCCAGCAAGCTTTAGAATTATTGAAGACAGAGAAAAGTTACACGAAACTAAAGCATTTTGACCAGGAGCTCATTGAGAAGTGTCTGCATAAGAAAACGAAACCTTCGGATGGTGTTTCAGTGATTCTGCATGGAGATTGTTGGAATAACAACATGATGTTTTGctatcaaaaatcaaaaaagaagCCTTCAGACATGATGTTTCTAGATTTTCAACTCTCCTCTCTAGGCTCACCCATCTACGATCTCTCTTACTACCTTTACGCAGTGGCCGATGAAGCAGTCCTCAAGTACCACGACCTTCTCATGCAAACTTACCACCATAGCTTCATGAGTTCTCTGGAAGAGCTAGGAGTAGAATCGTTTCAAATTACTTTGGAGGATCTTAAAAGATATTGGAGGGAGTATGGGTGTTTTGGGTTGATTCTCGCGCCTTTCATCTTAAAAATTGAGCTATCTGAGGAAGACGAAGTTGCCGATTTTGCCACCTCCGCTGAGGCTGGAGATATTGCGGCAACTTTCGTTTTGGAGCTTAAGAATAAAGAGGAGTATAACAGGAGGATTAGGGAAGTTTTCAGGCATTATGCCTCGGTGTTGTAG